A DNA window from Carnobacterium funditum DSM 5970 contains the following coding sequences:
- the fabV gene encoding enoyl-ACP reductase FabV: MLKFEHKLRGNVALGINPIGCKQEVMNEIDYVKKKGPYQGPKKVLIIGASSSYGLATRISLAFGTGADTIGVSFEKGPKSEKNLGTAGWYNNIAFREAAEKESLIAKNFVQDAFSHESKQEVIDYIKNDFGGKIDLVVYSLASGVRKDPDTGEVYHSSIKAIGEPVIGPTIDMQEQLYYTETLDYATDQEIADTVKVMGGEDWQLWMEALKEADVLADGVLTTNYSYLGTELNHSYYGEATLGCAKADCDEKATTINTLLSDINGKAQIVVATAVTTKASAVIPFFPVYCIALYKVMADQGTHETPIMHQDRIYREMIYGGKPEYDEFDRLRPDNWEIDKDIQAKTKALVQKINAENFKSDITAYDMLFKEFSILSGFLVENYVERDVTLEELKALKY; the protein is encoded by the coding sequence ATGCTGAAATTTGAACATAAATTACGTGGAAATGTAGCGCTAGGTATAAATCCGATTGGGTGTAAACAAGAAGTAATGAATGAGATTGACTACGTGAAAAAGAAAGGGCCTTATCAAGGACCGAAAAAGGTATTAATCATTGGTGCGTCATCAAGCTACGGTTTAGCCACTCGAATTAGCCTGGCTTTCGGTACGGGAGCAGATACAATTGGCGTTTCTTTTGAAAAGGGTCCTAAGAGCGAAAAGAATTTAGGTACAGCTGGCTGGTACAATAACATCGCTTTTAGAGAAGCAGCTGAAAAAGAAAGCTTAATTGCTAAAAACTTTGTCCAAGATGCCTTTAGTCATGAAAGCAAGCAAGAGGTCATCGATTATATAAAGAATGACTTTGGTGGCAAAATAGATTTAGTTGTTTATAGCCTGGCAAGCGGTGTAAGAAAGGATCCTGATACTGGAGAGGTCTATCATTCTTCCATTAAAGCTATTGGAGAACCCGTTATTGGTCCGACTATTGATATGCAAGAACAACTTTACTATACTGAAACACTGGATTACGCAACGGATCAAGAAATTGCCGATACAGTAAAAGTAATGGGTGGAGAAGATTGGCAACTATGGATGGAAGCATTAAAAGAAGCAGACGTGTTGGCTGATGGAGTATTAACAACAAATTATTCTTATTTAGGAACCGAGCTTAACCACTCCTATTATGGTGAAGCTACCCTTGGCTGCGCTAAGGCAGATTGTGATGAAAAGGCAACTACTATCAATACGTTACTATCTGATATAAACGGTAAAGCTCAGATTGTGGTAGCTACTGCTGTTACGACTAAAGCAAGTGCAGTTATTCCTTTCTTCCCTGTTTATTGTATTGCACTTTACAAAGTAATGGCTGATCAGGGTACCCACGAAACACCTATCATGCACCAAGATCGAATTTATCGAGAAATGATTTATGGTGGCAAACCCGAGTACGATGAATTTGACCGACTTAGACCTGATAACTGGGAAATTGATAAAGATATTCAAGCTAAAACAAAGGCGTTAGTTCAAAAAATAAATGCAGAAAACTTTAAATCTGATATAACAGCTTACGACATGCTTTTTAAAGAGTTCTCAATTTTAAGTGGCTTCTTAGTTGAAAACTATGTAGAGCGAGACGTCACTTTAGAAGAATTAAAAGCATTAAAATATTAA
- a CDS encoding EamA family transporter, producing MFYLILAIVCSASIALIFKYTEKSNANRYVITSANYFIAFAISLFMIFSRGLLTGITREVSFAKDFSLLSSNNEHILSPYSSIIWGLIVGGLFGSFFFLSFVYYQKSIKENGVGISGTIAKLGILIPMIFSILIWKEFPSTIQWIGILLSLVSILIVNLSQKSLEKFDIKPTIMLLFIFGGMAEFSSKIYQKYALNEYKDIFLFALFFVAFLISIFYAFRKKGEITKKDILTGFAVGIPNLFSSYFLILALATLKTSVVFPIYSAGSIVLINIGGYLLFKEKITRKNQVAIILTVIALVLINR from the coding sequence ATGTTTTATTTAATATTAGCCATTGTATGTAGTGCGTCTATTGCTCTTATTTTTAAATATACAGAAAAATCAAATGCAAACAGATATGTCATAACAAGTGCCAACTACTTTATCGCATTCGCCATTAGTCTGTTTATGATTTTTTCTAGAGGATTATTAACTGGTATTACTCGTGAGGTATCTTTTGCAAAGGATTTTTCACTACTATCCAGCAATAATGAGCATATTTTATCTCCCTATTCTAGTATAATATGGGGATTAATCGTTGGAGGATTATTCGGATCGTTCTTTTTTCTTTCATTTGTCTACTACCAAAAAAGTATAAAGGAAAATGGGGTAGGCATTTCAGGTACGATTGCTAAACTTGGCATATTGATTCCAATGATTTTTTCAATCTTGATATGGAAAGAGTTTCCTTCTACCATTCAATGGATAGGAATCTTACTATCCTTAGTTTCTATCTTAATTGTTAATCTATCACAGAAGTCTCTCGAAAAATTTGATATTAAACCCACCATTATGTTGTTATTTATTTTTGGAGGTATGGCAGAGTTTTCAAGTAAGATTTACCAAAAATATGCCTTAAATGAATACAAAGATATCTTTCTCTTTGCCCTATTTTTTGTAGCATTCTTAATTAGTATTTTCTATGCGTTTAGAAAAAAAGGAGAAATAACAAAAAAAGATATACTAACAGGCTTTGCGGTAGGGATACCTAACTTGTTCTCTTCTTATTTTTTAATTCTTGCATTAGCGACTTTAAAAACTTCTGTCGTATTCCCAATTTACAGTGCTGGGAGTATTGTACTGATTAATATAGGCGGATATTTACTATTCAAAGAAAAAATTACCAGGAAAAACCAAGTAGCCATCATTTTGACTGTCATTGCTCTCGTACTAATTAATAGGTAA
- a CDS encoding YbaK/EbsC family protein — MVNLEDFLRKHSIYFELYHHDPIYTNEAAVIMKEEKGFTGTETKALFLKGKSGKYYSFVTFTTKRTNFKRLKQVVGEKVAVVKEDEMESVTSQRAGAVTPLGYENTIPIIVDEELFKQEKLVFAPARPDQTMVILVKDLREMIDLLENELFIYSEN, encoded by the coding sequence ATAGTAAATCTTGAAGATTTTTTAAGAAAACACTCCATTTATTTTGAATTGTATCATCATGATCCTATTTACACGAATGAAGCTGCTGTGATTATGAAAGAAGAAAAAGGATTTACAGGTACAGAGACTAAAGCATTATTTCTGAAAGGAAAATCTGGAAAATATTATTCATTCGTAACTTTCACGACGAAACGCACCAATTTTAAACGACTAAAGCAAGTTGTAGGTGAAAAAGTAGCCGTTGTGAAAGAAGATGAAATGGAATCGGTCACCAGTCAAAGAGCAGGTGCCGTAACACCTTTAGGATATGAAAATACTATTCCGATAATAGTAGATGAGGAGTTATTTAAACAAGAAAAGCTGGTTTTTGCTCCTGCTAGACCTGATCAAACGATGGTCATTTTAGTTAAAGATTTGAGAGAAATGATTGATTTACTTGAAAACGAGTTATTTATTTACAGTGAGAATTAA
- the yghU gene encoding glutathione-dependent disulfide-bond oxidoreductase — MTAYELPKVWQWEEENSKKGGNRPTAGSRFEQKLPVGEAPFQLYSLGTPNGIKVTIMFEELKELGVESVDYDLYTINIGEGDQFGSDFVEINPNSKIPALVDQSQSPRMEIFESGSILLYLAEKFDQLIPTDIHGRTETLNWLFWQIGAGAYVGGGFGHFFAYAPEPMKYPINRFTMETKRQLDLLDKTLAQRPYVAGDTYTIADIAIWSWYGLLALGKLYKGSYEFLNLDEYPHFLEWSHRIAERPGVQRGLAAKYQPLGE; from the coding sequence ATGACAGCATATGAATTACCAAAAGTGTGGCAGTGGGAAGAAGAGAATTCAAAAAAAGGTGGCAATCGTCCAACAGCTGGCAGTCGTTTCGAACAAAAACTACCAGTCGGAGAGGCTCCGTTCCAACTTTATTCATTAGGAACACCGAATGGCATTAAAGTTACGATTATGTTTGAAGAGCTAAAAGAATTAGGTGTAGAGAGCGTAGACTATGACTTGTACACTATTAATATTGGAGAAGGCGACCAATTTGGTTCGGATTTCGTCGAGATTAATCCTAATTCTAAAATTCCAGCTCTTGTTGACCAAAGCCAAAGTCCTCGTATGGAAATTTTTGAGTCAGGCTCCATTCTTCTTTACCTAGCCGAGAAATTTGACCAACTGATTCCAACTGATATTCATGGTCGGACCGAAACTCTTAATTGGTTATTCTGGCAAATAGGGGCAGGTGCATATGTCGGTGGAGGGTTTGGTCACTTTTTTGCTTATGCTCCAGAGCCTATGAAATACCCGATTAATCGATTCACGATGGAAACGAAACGTCAATTAGATTTACTTGATAAAACCTTAGCACAGCGTCCTTATGTAGCTGGCGATACCTATACCATCGCAGATATTGCCATATGGTCTTGGTACGGCCTTTTAGCTTTAGGAAAACTATATAAAGGATCTTATGAATTTTTAAATCTGGATGAATACCCTCATTTCTTGGAATGGTCTCACCGGATTGCAGAACGGCCAGGCGTTCAAAGAGGTCTGGCAGCGAAGTATCAACCGCTAGGGGAGTAA
- the rlmH gene encoding 23S rRNA (pseudouridine(1915)-N(3))-methyltransferase RlmH has product MNIKIITVGKLKEKYLKMGIAEYVKRLGAYCKMELIEVPDEKAPEKLSEAEMIQVKEKEGERILAKISDQAYVFALAIEGDQRTSEKFSKEMEQLGVQGKSNLVFVIGGSLGLSDAVMKRSNTKISFGKMTLPHQLMRLVLIEQIYRSFRIMKNEPYHK; this is encoded by the coding sequence GTGAATATCAAAATTATAACTGTGGGTAAATTAAAAGAGAAGTATTTAAAAATGGGTATTGCTGAATACGTTAAAAGACTTGGTGCTTATTGTAAAATGGAACTAATAGAAGTACCAGATGAAAAAGCTCCAGAAAAATTAAGTGAAGCAGAGATGATCCAAGTGAAAGAAAAAGAAGGAGAACGGATTTTAGCTAAAATTTCTGATCAAGCGTATGTATTTGCTTTAGCTATTGAAGGTGATCAACGGACCTCAGAAAAATTTTCTAAAGAAATGGAACAATTAGGTGTTCAAGGAAAAAGTAATTTAGTATTTGTTATCGGTGGTTCTTTAGGTTTAAGTGATGCTGTCATGAAGCGTAGCAATACAAAAATCTCCTTTGGCAAGATGACTCTTCCTCATCAGTTAATGCGGTTAGTATTAATTGAACAAATTTATCGTAGTTTTCGTATTATGAAGAATGAACCGTATCATAAGTAA
- a CDS encoding CxxH/CxxC protein, translating into MDRIMSCKEHIEEALDDAVYGGFKLPVLKAFFPVDKQNHKCAYCEESPIYVVENEYSPTI; encoded by the coding sequence ATGGATAGAATAATGTCATGTAAAGAACATATAGAGGAAGCTCTAGATGACGCTGTTTATGGAGGGTTTAAGTTACCTGTTTTGAAAGCTTTTTTTCCTGTGGATAAACAGAACCATAAGTGTGCTTATTGCGAGGAGTCACCTATATATGTGGTAGAGAACGAATATTCGCCTACCATATGA
- a CDS encoding S1C family serine protease yields the protein MKQKTNDIKDVSPKKNKSFKSAILGGLIGGLIVAVLGGGYLYATEELDTGNSSTQESGVVDGNGKVTTTDVTVNVTSKVTDAVKKVEDSVVSVINMKEQDLEGFGGVFGSETPDSSKESNLQTIGEGSGVIYKIDGDTAYIVTNNHVIENSDAIEILLKEGTKVKAEVIGKDVWTDLAVLSIPAENVKQAATFGNSDSLAVGEPAIAIGSPLGTNFASSVTQGIVSAKNRTVDTDINGDNVVDWEMTVIQTDAAINPGNSGGALVNIAGQVIGINSMKISADTVEGLGFAIPSNDVVDIINQLETEGKVVRPVLGISLLDISQISEQQQESVLKLPKDITAGVVVGQVQDGSAAEKGGLQKYDVIVKFNGEEVKNTISLRKGIYKSELGKEVEIEYYRDGKLEKTTVTMTISETIS from the coding sequence ATGAAACAAAAAACTAATGATATCAAAGATGTAAGCCCTAAAAAAAATAAATCATTTAAATCTGCTATTTTAGGAGGGTTAATTGGAGGTTTGATTGTTGCTGTACTAGGTGGTGGCTATCTCTATGCTACTGAAGAACTAGATACAGGAAACTCCTCTACACAAGAATCTGGAGTAGTAGACGGTAATGGAAAAGTAACAACAACAGATGTAACGGTCAATGTTACTTCAAAAGTGACAGATGCAGTAAAAAAAGTTGAAGATTCAGTCGTTTCAGTAATAAATATGAAGGAACAAGATTTAGAAGGATTTGGTGGAGTATTTGGTTCAGAAACACCCGACTCTTCAAAAGAGTCTAATCTACAAACGATAGGAGAAGGAAGTGGAGTTATCTATAAAATAGATGGCGATACTGCTTATATCGTAACGAATAATCATGTTATTGAGAACTCTGATGCGATAGAAATTTTATTAAAAGAAGGCACTAAAGTTAAAGCAGAAGTGATTGGAAAAGATGTGTGGACAGACTTAGCTGTACTATCTATTCCTGCCGAGAACGTAAAGCAAGCAGCAACATTTGGAAATTCTGACAGTTTAGCAGTAGGTGAACCAGCAATCGCAATCGGTTCTCCTCTAGGAACAAACTTTGCTTCTTCTGTAACCCAAGGTATTGTTTCGGCCAAAAATAGAACAGTCGATACAGATATAAATGGTGATAATGTGGTGGACTGGGAGATGACAGTCATACAAACGGATGCTGCTATCAATCCTGGTAACTCAGGTGGAGCTTTAGTTAATATCGCAGGACAAGTTATTGGAATTAACTCAATGAAAATTTCCGCAGATACAGTTGAAGGATTAGGTTTTGCTATTCCAAGTAACGATGTTGTCGATATTATTAATCAGCTAGAGACGGAAGGAAAAGTTGTTCGTCCAGTTTTAGGTATAAGTCTATTAGATATCTCTCAAATCTCAGAACAACAACAAGAAAGTGTTCTGAAGTTGCCTAAAGATATAACAGCAGGAGTTGTTGTAGGTCAAGTCCAAGATGGTTCAGCTGCAGAAAAAGGCGGACTTCAAAAATATGACGTTATTGTAAAATTTAATGGCGAAGAAGTTAAAAATACGATTTCCTTACGTAAAGGAATTTATAAATCAGAATTGGGTAAAGAAGTAGAAATAGAATATTATCGTGATGGAAAACTTGAAAAAACGACTGTAACGATGACAATTTCTGAAACAATTTCTTGA
- a CDS encoding MBL fold metallo-hydrolase translates to MLNNQNQGLKVSILASGSSGNVTYIESEKKKLLVDSGLSGKKIIELLKKIDRDAADLDGILVTHEHRDHVHGVGVLARKYHLDVYANEKTWEAMSPIIGAIKTEQKFVFEMGKTLTIGDIDIESFGVSHDAIAPQFYSFHKNDKRFVMLTDTGYVSDRMRGILSDADAYLFESNHDLQMLRMGAYPWHLKQRILGDKGHLSNEDGALALAEMIGDRTKRIYLGHLSKDNNIKELAHMTAESILKEKELDVGGAFSVYDTDPSEPTSLFIV, encoded by the coding sequence ATGTTGAATAACCAAAATCAAGGATTAAAGGTAAGTATTCTAGCAAGCGGAAGTTCTGGAAATGTGACCTATATTGAATCTGAGAAAAAAAAATTATTAGTTGATAGTGGTTTGAGTGGTAAAAAAATTATAGAATTATTAAAAAAAATAGATCGAGATGCTGCAGATTTAGATGGTATTTTAGTAACCCATGAACACCGTGATCACGTCCATGGAGTAGGGGTTCTGGCACGAAAATATCATTTAGATGTCTATGCAAATGAAAAAACATGGGAAGCTATGTCACCAATTATTGGAGCAATAAAAACTGAACAAAAATTTGTTTTTGAAATGGGTAAAACACTTACTATTGGCGATATTGATATTGAGAGTTTTGGTGTTTCACATGATGCAATTGCACCACAATTTTATAGTTTCCATAAGAATGATAAGCGTTTTGTTATGTTAACAGATACAGGCTATGTTAGCGACCGGATGCGTGGTATCTTATCTGATGCAGATGCTTATTTATTTGAGAGCAACCATGATTTACAAATGTTACGGATGGGAGCTTATCCTTGGCATCTAAAGCAGCGTATTCTAGGAGATAAAGGACATTTATCTAACGAAGACGGAGCATTAGCTTTAGCTGAAATGATTGGGGATAGAACAAAACGTATTTACTTGGGGCACTTAAGCAAAGACAATAATATCAAAGAATTAGCTCATATGACAGCTGAAAGTATTTTAAAAGAAAAGGAATTAGATGTTGGAGGAGCTTTTTCTGTATATGATACTGATCCTAGTGAACCAACTTCTTTATTTATTGTCTAA
- a CDS encoding two-component system regulatory protein YycI — MDFKRIEIIFVITFLALNIFLLTTYFDKSYNDFSSNTSNSEVNFTEEMDKSNIELPTFQNEKNKIPYVQAEANELLLKNYDSLSNQTGMIEKDGSVFTSILSSPIALTQEKEFTAKDIEKLALFVKSNQVLFGKQYQFFRYIKNSQQVVFTQIANNIPIADGTSEIIFHLDNSKKVISYEQSYAGPVTVQGESREVITDKNAVDILYQNNEIATDSIVKKPVLSYYRTLNLEELSMYAPAWFIEIESSTDTQTKRVDAINGTILKVPTLEQPQSATKSKLKSSIEADSASLNSNNESSLKE; from the coding sequence ATGGACTTTAAACGAATTGAAATCATTTTTGTCATCACCTTCCTCGCACTCAATATTTTTCTTTTAACAACTTATTTCGATAAGAGTTACAATGACTTTTCATCAAATACTTCTAACTCTGAAGTGAATTTTACAGAAGAAATGGACAAATCAAATATCGAACTGCCTACTTTTCAAAATGAAAAAAATAAAATTCCTTATGTTCAAGCTGAGGCAAATGAATTGCTATTAAAAAATTATGATTCTTTGAGCAATCAAACAGGTATGATTGAAAAAGATGGTTCTGTTTTCACTAGTATTTTATCTTCCCCAATTGCATTAACACAAGAGAAAGAATTTACAGCTAAAGATATTGAGAAATTGGCTCTCTTCGTCAAAAGTAATCAAGTTTTATTTGGCAAACAGTACCAGTTTTTCCGTTATATAAAAAATAGTCAACAAGTCGTATTCACACAAATTGCAAATAACATTCCTATTGCAGATGGAACATCAGAAATTATATTTCACTTAGACAATTCTAAAAAAGTTATTTCTTATGAACAAAGTTACGCTGGACCAGTAACCGTTCAAGGAGAAAGTCGAGAAGTGATAACCGATAAAAACGCCGTGGATATTCTGTATCAAAATAACGAAATAGCTACTGATTCAATTGTTAAAAAACCAGTGTTAAGTTACTATCGAACGTTGAATTTGGAAGAATTAAGCATGTACGCGCCAGCTTGGTTTATAGAGATAGAATCTAGTACGGACACACAAACTAAACGTGTAGATGCGATTAATGGGACTATTTTAAAAGTTCCAACACTTGAGCAACCTCAGTCTGCTACAAAAAGCAAACTTAAATCATCTATTGAAGCTGACTCAGCCAGTCTAAATTCAAATAACGAATCTTCTTTAAAAGAATAA
- a CDS encoding YycH family regulatory protein encodes MKWTKLIRPLLIVLILLSLILMWAIWTGPNQYDNQSENEQKKLSSVTIKREISRVFGPSQIVLHNSGKARMTMKKAVLTSSNKVFSEVKLDRLEDPIRFSSEDYQTELNQTDDKIEWLYFKSIPFGVISNLFANLPGEYQEKTFDRIYLSETNPSELSFYNTAEKLLYTSKIEEINQEKLLAIVHREDTPYRFVEIKEIGNKYIYLPINELKLPRLTYMVEKQPNNLFIERLFDDTSEVREKRSEQSVQYLDYISEMRINEGTNILNYYRNRSSSDAMPLTKTLMLSFQDLMLYENWSDEIHFFDYSKQKNEVTYRRYIEGFPVFSPVGYGATYLTVVEDGMSRLQVPMVVAQTPISDEENQKSLSSGEDLLKELAEKNYTLEKIGDIKIGYTWTNNLESDRVINLEPNWYIYTEGDWVNVQDLDENGGD; translated from the coding sequence ATGAAGTGGACTAAATTAATTCGACCATTGTTAATTGTTCTAATCCTTCTCAGCCTTATTTTGATGTGGGCTATTTGGACCGGACCGAATCAGTATGACAATCAATCTGAAAATGAACAGAAAAAACTATCTTCTGTAACGATAAAACGAGAAATTTCTCGCGTATTTGGACCTTCCCAAATTGTTTTGCATAATTCTGGGAAGGCTAGGATGACAATGAAAAAAGCGGTCCTAACTTCTTCGAATAAAGTGTTTAGTGAAGTTAAATTAGATAGGTTGGAAGATCCTATTCGTTTTTCTAGTGAGGATTACCAGACAGAACTAAATCAAACGGATGATAAAATTGAATGGCTTTATTTTAAGAGTATTCCTTTTGGTGTAATAAGTAACTTATTTGCTAATTTGCCGGGAGAATATCAAGAAAAAACGTTTGACCGCATCTATTTATCTGAAACGAATCCGAGTGAACTATCTTTTTATAATACAGCTGAAAAATTACTCTATACAAGTAAAATAGAAGAAATAAACCAGGAAAAATTATTGGCAATTGTTCATAGAGAAGACACTCCTTACCGTTTTGTGGAAATAAAAGAAATTGGAAATAAGTATATTTATCTGCCGATTAATGAACTAAAGTTACCTCGTTTAACCTATATGGTTGAGAAGCAACCGAATAATTTATTTATTGAACGTTTATTTGATGATACTTCGGAAGTACGCGAAAAACGAAGCGAGCAATCGGTTCAGTATCTTGACTATATTAGCGAGATGAGAATAAATGAAGGAACGAATATTTTAAACTACTATCGCAATCGTTCTTCTTCAGATGCAATGCCGTTGACAAAGACTTTAATGCTTTCATTCCAAGATTTAATGCTTTATGAAAATTGGTCGGATGAAATACATTTTTTTGATTACAGCAAACAAAAAAATGAAGTCACTTACCGACGTTATATTGAAGGGTTTCCTGTTTTTAGTCCAGTAGGTTATGGAGCAACTTACCTTACTGTAGTAGAAGATGGTATGTCTAGGTTGCAAGTCCCTATGGTTGTCGCTCAAACACCGATATCTGATGAAGAAAATCAAAAAAGTTTATCGAGTGGCGAGGATCTTTTGAAGGAGTTAGCTGAAAAAAATTATACACTTGAAAAAATTGGTGATATCAAGATTGGCTATACATGGACGAACAATCTAGAATCTGATCGTGTTATTAACTTAGAGCCAAATTGGTATATTTATACTGAGGGCGATTGGGTAAATGTTCAAGATCTTGATGAGAACGGAGGCGATTAG
- the walK gene encoding cell wall metabolism sensor histidine kinase WalK, protein MKKKIGFFQSIDFKIVFVFIVLLLVALELIGAYFVRQLETKLIDNFQEERRLQVGFLDNTLQPLLKDDGNLNLNEEISRLLTDFSGNGVLEAQVINPEHHIIGTSDSTNQSIVGENSNDRDVHQALLLSSKITNQYKDQVTNDRIWKLVSPIIANDGSNKVLGVISLKTNIESVYQQIEEITLIFLNASLISMGLTVILALFISRAITKPITEMTNQTVQMTGGNYSGQVKIYGEDELGQLSSAINNLSIKVEDAQESTEAERRRLNSVLTHMTDGVIATDRRGKIIIINEMALEMLNTSQEEAVGQSILKILKKEDEFTLRNLLKNDQELSFDFSTPDTPLILQGGFSLIQRETGFISGIVCVLHDITEQEKIERERRDFVSNVSHELRTPLTSMRSYLEALIDGAWQDPAIAPKFLQVTQEETDRMIRMVSDLLNLSRMDAGDNTLDLEYVNINRLFSHVLDRFDMMIQTGDQFDKKYTIKREITNRQIWMELDTDKMIQVFDNVMNNALKYSPEGSVIKCSLKETHDNVVISITDKGLGIPKKDLPHIFDRFYRVDKARARSMGGTGLGLAISKEAIEKHNGKIWVNSIEGEGTTFYILLPYIPYEEDDWDEVD, encoded by the coding sequence ATGAAAAAGAAAATCGGATTTTTCCAATCGATCGACTTTAAAATTGTATTTGTTTTTATTGTTTTATTGTTGGTTGCATTGGAATTAATTGGTGCTTATTTTGTTAGGCAACTAGAAACGAAGTTAATTGATAATTTTCAAGAAGAGAGACGTCTCCAAGTAGGGTTTTTAGATAATACTCTTCAACCCCTTCTAAAAGATGATGGGAATCTCAACTTGAATGAAGAAATTAGTAGACTCTTAACAGATTTTTCTGGAAATGGTGTATTAGAAGCTCAAGTTATTAATCCTGAACATCATATTATAGGAACAAGTGATAGTACAAATCAATCGATTGTTGGTGAAAATTCTAATGATCGTGATGTTCATCAAGCACTGTTATTGAGTAGTAAAATAACAAACCAATATAAAGATCAAGTAACCAACGACCGAATCTGGAAGTTGGTTTCTCCAATTATTGCCAATGATGGATCAAATAAGGTATTAGGTGTTATTTCTTTGAAAACCAATATTGAAAGTGTTTATCAACAAATTGAAGAGATTACGTTAATTTTTTTAAATGCTTCCTTAATTTCGATGGGATTAACAGTCATCTTAGCGTTATTTATTTCAAGAGCGATTACTAAACCTATTACCGAAATGACCAATCAGACTGTTCAAATGACAGGTGGAAACTATTCAGGACAAGTAAAAATTTATGGAGAAGATGAATTAGGCCAGCTCTCATCAGCAATTAATAATCTTTCTATTAAAGTTGAAGATGCACAAGAGTCAACAGAGGCTGAACGGAGAAGGTTGAATAGCGTCCTGACACATATGACAGATGGGGTAATTGCTACAGACCGAAGAGGGAAAATTATTATTATCAATGAAATGGCACTTGAGATGTTAAATACATCGCAAGAGGAAGCGGTTGGTCAATCTATTTTGAAGATTTTGAAAAAAGAAGATGAGTTTACTTTACGTAATCTATTGAAAAATGATCAAGAATTATCTTTTGATTTTTCAACTCCTGATACTCCGTTGATATTACAGGGTGGGTTTTCTTTAATACAAAGAGAAACTGGTTTTATCAGTGGAATCGTTTGTGTGCTACATGATATTACAGAACAAGAAAAAATTGAACGAGAACGTAGAGATTTTGTTTCGAATGTTTCGCACGAACTACGCACGCCATTGACTAGTATGCGAAGCTATTTAGAAGCTTTAATTGATGGCGCATGGCAAGACCCAGCTATTGCTCCAAAATTTTTACAAGTAACACAAGAAGAAACGGATCGAATGATTCGGATGGTTTCAGATTTACTCAATTTATCTAGAATGGATGCTGGCGATAATACATTAGATTTAGAATATGTTAATATCAATCGACTGTTTAGTCATGTGCTAGATAGATTTGACATGATGATTCAAACTGGGGATCAATTTGATAAGAAATATACGATTAAACGAGAAATAACAAATCGTCAAATTTGGATGGAATTAGACACGGATAAAATGATACAAGTTTTTGATAACGTTATGAACAATGCTCTTAAATATTCACCTGAGGGTAGCGTCATTAAATGTAGCTTAAAAGAAACACATGATAACGTAGTGATTAGTATTACTGATAAAGGGCTGGGCATTCCTAAAAAAGATTTGCCACACATTTTTGATCGTTTTTATCGGGTGGATAAAGCCCGAGCACGTTCAATGGGCGGAACTGGTTTAGGACTAGCTATCTCAAAAGAAGCAATCGAAAAACACAATGGTAAAATTTGGGTTAATAGTATTGAGGGAGAAGGCACAACATTTTATATCTTGTTGCCTTATATTCCTTATGAGGAGGATGATTGGGATGAAGTGGACTAA